The Mycolicibacterium insubricum DNA segment CCGCCATCGGCGACCTGTCCGACCGCCTGGGCCTGCGGGTCAACGTCGCCCACGTCGAGGGCGACGACCTGGTGGGCCGCGCGGACGACCTCGGGCTGGGCACTCCGCTGACCGCAAACGCCTATCTGGGTGCCTGGGGCATCGTCGACTGCCTCGACGCCGGCGCCGACGTCGTGGTGACCGGCCGGGTCACCGACGCCTCGGTGATCGTCGGGCCGGCCGCCGCGCATTTCGGTTGGGCGCGCGCCGACTACGACCGGCTGGCGGGAGCGGTGCTGGCCGGGCACGTCATCGAATGCGGCACCCAGGCCACCGGCGGCAACTTCGCGTTCTTCCGGGAGATCCCGGACCTCATCCACCCCGGTTTCCCACTGGCCGAGATCTTTGACGACGGCTCCTCGGTGATCACCAAGCATCCCGGTACCGGCGGCGCGGTCACCGTGGACACCGTCACCGCACAGCTGCTGTATGAGATCACCGGTGCCCGCTACGCCAACCCCGACGTCACCGCCCGGGTGGACAGCATCTGTGTCGACGCCGACGGCCCGGACCGGGTGCGCATCAGCGGGGCCGTCGGGGAACCGCCGCCCCCGACGCTGAAGGTCTCGCTCAACTCGATCGGCGGTTTCCGCAATTCGGTCACCTTCGTGCTCACCGGTCTCGATATCGAGGCCAAGGCCGATCTGCTGCAGCGCCAGCTCGCCGCGGCGATGACGGTGACTCCCGCCGAGCTGGACTGGACGCTGGCCCGCACCGATCACCCCGACGCCGATACCGAGGAGACTGCCAGCGCGCTGCTGCACTGCACGGTCCGCGACCCGGATCCGGCGAAGGTCGGGCGCGCCTTCACCGGCGCCGGCATCGAGCTCGCGCTGGCCAGCTATCCGGGTTTCCACGTCACCGCCCCGCCCGGCGAGGGACAGGTGTACGGCGCCTATGCGGCCGGGTACGTCGACGCGGCCGAGGTGCCGCACATCGCCGTGCACGCCGACGGCACCCGCATCGACATTGCACCGGCCGCTGAAACGCTGGTGCTGGCGGCGGCCGAGGAGCCGGAGCTGCCCGAGCCGCTGCCGGGCGGCCCCACCCGCCGGGTTCCGCTGGGCACCATCGCCGGCGGCCGCAGCGGCGACAAGGGCGGATCGGCCAACATCGGACTGTGGGTGCGCACCGAGGAGCAGTGGCGCTGGCTTGCGCACACCCTGACCGTGGAGAAGCTGCGCGAACTGCTGCCCGAAACCGCCGAACTGCCGGTCACCCGGCACGTGCTGCCGAATCTGCGGGCGGTCAACTTCGTCGTCGAAGACATCCTGGGCACCGGAGTGGCCGACAACGCCCGCTTCGACCCGCAGGCCAAAGGTCTCGCCGAATGGCTACGCGGCCGCTCCCTGGACGTCCCCGAGGAACTCCTATGAGGAAGAAGAGACTTCTGTGAGCATCTGGAACACCCCCGAGCGCGAGCAACTGCGTGCCACCGTGCGCGACTTCGCCGCGCGGGAGATCCTGCCGTACGCCGACGAGTGGGAGCGCGCAGGTGAGATCCCGCGGGATCTGCACCGCAAGGCCGGCGAGCTCGGCCTGCTGGGCGTGCAGTTCCCGGAGTCCGCCGGCGGTTCCGGCGGCGACGGCGCCGACGCCGTGATCGTGTGCGAGGAACTGCACCAATCCGGTGTTCCCGGTGGAACTTTCGCCTCGCTGTTCACCTGCGGCATCGCCGTTCCGCACATCATCGCCTCCGGCAACCGGGATCTCATCGAGCGGTTCGCGATCCCGGCGCTGCGCGGCGAGATGATCGGGTCGCTGGCCATCACCGAACCCCGCGGCGGCTCCGACGTCGGGCACCTAACCACTCGCGCCGAGCGCGACGGCGACCACTACGTGATCAACGGCGCCAAGACCTACATCACCTCGGGCGTGCGCGCGGACTTCGTCGTCACCGCCGCGCGCACCGGCGGCCCGGGGGCCGGCGGCGTCTCGCTGATCGTGGTGGAGAAGGGCACACCCGGCTTCGAGGTGACCCGCCGGCTCGACAAGATGGGCTGGCGCTCCAGCGATACCGCCGAACTGTCCTACTCCGACGTGCGCGTTCCGGTGGCCAACCTGGTCGGCGCGGAGAACAGCGGTTTCTTCCAGATCGCGGCGGCGTTCGTCTCCGAACGGATCGGCCTTGCCGCCCAGGCGTATTCAAGCGCCCAGCGCTGCCTGGACCTGACCGTGGCGTGGTGCCGGGACCGAGAGACCTTCGGCCGCCCGCTGATCACCCGCCAGGCCGTGCAGAACACCCTCTCGGAGATGGCCCGCCGTATCGACGTAGCCCGGGTCTACTCCCACGCTCTGGTGGAGCGCCAGCTCGCCGGCGAGACCGACCTGATCGCCGAGGTGTGCTTCGCCAAGAACACCGCCGTGGAGTCCGGCGAGTGGGTGGCCAACCAGGCGGTCCAGCTGTTCGGCGGCATGGGCTACATGACCGAATGCGAAGTGGAGCGCCAGTACCGCGATATGCGCATCATCGGGATCGGCGGCGGCACCAACGAGATCCTGACCAGCCTGGCCGCCAAACTGCTGGGCTTCCAGGGCTGATCCGGCCGAACTTCCTGATCCGGGAAAGGACATCATGTGACCACGCTGACCTCCGCCCTTGATACCGGCTCGGCCGGCTATCGCGAGGCCGCCGAGTCGACCACCGCCAAACTCGCCGAACTCGATACCGAGCTGGCCAAGGCGCTGGCCGGCGGTGGCGAGAAGTACGTGAGCCGGCACCGCTCACGCGGCAAGATGACCGCCCGGGAACGCATCGAGGCCCTCGTCGACGCGGACTCGCCGTTCCTGGAACTGTGCGCGCTGGCCGCCTACGGCAGCGATTTCCAGGTCGGGGCCTCGGTGATCGTCGGCATCGGCGCCGTCGAGGGCGTCGACTGCCTGATCGTCGCCAACGATCCCACCGTCAAGGGCGGCACCAGCAACCCGTGGACGCTGCGCAAGACGTTGCGCGCCAACCAGATCGCATGCGAGAACCGGCTGCCGGTGGTCTCCCTGGTGGAATCCGGTGGCGCCGATCTGCCCACCCAGAAGGAGATCTTCATCCCCGGCGGGCAGATGTTCCGGGATCTGACCCGGCTGTCGGCCGCCGGAATCCCCACCGTCTCACTGGTGTTCGGTAACTCCACGGCCGGCGGCGCCTACATCCCCGGGATGAGCGATCACGTCGTGATGATCAAGGAACGGTCCAAGGTGTTCCTGGCCGGGCCGCCGCTGGTCAAGATGGCCACCGGCGAGGAGTCCGACGACGAAGCCCTGGGCGGCGCCGAAATGCACGCGCGCACCTCGGGTCTGGCCGACTACCTGGCCGTCGACGAACTCGATGCCATCCGCATCGGCCGGCGCGTGGTGGCCCGCCTCAACTGGACCAAGCAGGGACCCGCGCCCCGCCCGTACGCCGAACCGCGCTTCGACGCCGAGGAATTGATCGGCATCGTCGGTGCCGATCTGCGCATCCCCTTCGACCCGCGCGAGGTCATCGCCCGGATCGCCGACGACTCCGATTTCGACGAGTTCAAGCCGCTCTACGGCAGCTCGCTGGTCACCGGTTGGGCGTCGGTGCACGGCTATCCGGTCGGGATCCTTGCCAACGCCCGCGGCGTGCTGTTCTCCGAGGAGTCCCA contains these protein-coding regions:
- a CDS encoding acyclic terpene utilization AtuA family protein, whose translation is MRIGNCSGFYGDRLAAMREMLTGGELDYLTGDYLAELTMLILGRDRMKNPDRGYARTFLRQLEDCLGEAQDRGVRIVANAGGLNPAGLATAIGDLSDRLGLRVNVAHVEGDDLVGRADDLGLGTPLTANAYLGAWGIVDCLDAGADVVVTGRVTDASVIVGPAAAHFGWARADYDRLAGAVLAGHVIECGTQATGGNFAFFREIPDLIHPGFPLAEIFDDGSSVITKHPGTGGAVTVDTVTAQLLYEITGARYANPDVTARVDSICVDADGPDRVRISGAVGEPPPPTLKVSLNSIGGFRNSVTFVLTGLDIEAKADLLQRQLAAAMTVTPAELDWTLARTDHPDADTEETASALLHCTVRDPDPAKVGRAFTGAGIELALASYPGFHVTAPPGEGQVYGAYAAGYVDAAEVPHIAVHADGTRIDIAPAAETLVLAAAEEPELPEPLPGGPTRRVPLGTIAGGRSGDKGGSANIGLWVRTEEQWRWLAHTLTVEKLRELLPETAELPVTRHVLPNLRAVNFVVEDILGTGVADNARFDPQAKGLAEWLRGRSLDVPEELL
- a CDS encoding acyl-CoA dehydrogenase family protein — its product is MSIWNTPEREQLRATVRDFAAREILPYADEWERAGEIPRDLHRKAGELGLLGVQFPESAGGSGGDGADAVIVCEELHQSGVPGGTFASLFTCGIAVPHIIASGNRDLIERFAIPALRGEMIGSLAITEPRGGSDVGHLTTRAERDGDHYVINGAKTYITSGVRADFVVTAARTGGPGAGGVSLIVVEKGTPGFEVTRRLDKMGWRSSDTAELSYSDVRVPVANLVGAENSGFFQIAAAFVSERIGLAAQAYSSAQRCLDLTVAWCRDRETFGRPLITRQAVQNTLSEMARRIDVARVYSHALVERQLAGETDLIAEVCFAKNTAVESGEWVANQAVQLFGGMGYMTECEVERQYRDMRIIGIGGGTNEILTSLAAKLLGFQG
- a CDS encoding acyl-CoA carboxylase subunit beta, which gives rise to MTTLTSALDTGSAGYREAAESTTAKLAELDTELAKALAGGGEKYVSRHRSRGKMTARERIEALVDADSPFLELCALAAYGSDFQVGASVIVGIGAVEGVDCLIVANDPTVKGGTSNPWTLRKTLRANQIACENRLPVVSLVESGGADLPTQKEIFIPGGQMFRDLTRLSAAGIPTVSLVFGNSTAGGAYIPGMSDHVVMIKERSKVFLAGPPLVKMATGEESDDEALGGAEMHARTSGLADYLAVDELDAIRIGRRVVARLNWTKQGPAPRPYAEPRFDAEELIGIVGADLRIPFDPREVIARIADDSDFDEFKPLYGSSLVTGWASVHGYPVGILANARGVLFSEESQKATQFIQLANRSDTPLLFLHNTTGYMVGREYEEGGMIKHGSMMINAVSNSTVPHISLLIGASYGAGHYGMCGRAYDPRFLFAWPSAKSAVMGGAQLAGVLSIVSRAAAEARGQAFNEEADAALRAAVEAQIEAESLPMFLSGRLYDDGVIDPRDTRTVLGMCLSAIASGPIEGTSNFGVFRM